Part of the Flavobacterium sp. MDT1-60 genome, CGCCTCTCTCAAAGCGCTTTTTCCACTAACTAAACTCAAGCTTTATTCTTAGTTTAAATCCAAACGTAATCCTAAGGAGATATTTTTTTCATCCACTAAATTATCCTGAAATAATGGATTCAAATCGTATTTTACATACAAACTTAAAGCTTTGTAACCCACGTAAGAACTTAATCCATAAATGAAATTATTTACATTATAATCTCCTTTAATGGTTGTTTTATAATCTAAATCGTCCTGATCGTATTTTAAAATTTGTTTCGATTTGACGTTGATTCCTGCATACCCCCCAATTCCGAAACGGAAGCTTTCATGTGTCTTGAAATAGGTTTTTCCGTTACTTACTTTAGGTTTTGTAAAATCAAATTCTAAATGAACCGGTAATACAATATATACGTTTCGAAAACGAGATTCATCCAGATTTATAGTATTTACTTCTAAATTTGTCTGTTCGCCGTTAACTACAAAACTGCGATTGTCTGTTGGACGAATGTTGTTGTACATTAATGAAAGCCCGTATTTTGCATGCAATAAATTATCGTTTTTCATTAATCTTGAATTATAAGTAAAACCCCATTCGTAAAAATGCGAACCTATAAAACTATAATTCGAATCCTGAAGTTTCCCGTCGACAATCATATTATTCAAACCCATTGCAAATACAAACTGCGAAGTCGTTCTTCTCTCACCGTGAATCGAGTCTTTGCTTTTTTTATTATTCCAGTTTTTTTCATCCCAGTAGATAACTAATCTATTTTTTCTTGTTGAATCCTGTTCTTTTATCTTTCCGTCCACTTTTTGTTGGACCAAATCGTTTAATTCATTTTGGGACAAAGTCACTTTTTCTTCAATAATTACAGCTCTTGCTTCTGCCAATTCCTTTTTACGTTTGTCAGCCTGCTCCTGCGTAATTTTTCCTTCAGACAACTGCACGTTTACAGCTTCAACTTCTTCTTTTAAAGTTGCTTTTTCTTCTTTGGTAATCTTCTCTATTTTATTGGCGATTTCTTTTGCTTTTGATTCAAAAGTTTCCTGACCAAGCACTTTGCTAACAAACAAAAAGATTAGAATTACGAGATAAATAGTAAAATTTTTCATGATTGATTTTTTAAATTGATTGTTGATTGATGATGTCTAATTAAAAAATGTAATTGTTAATTGGTATATTCTATATTCTATATTCTATATTCTATATTCTATATTCTATATTCTTTATTCTATATTCTTTATTCTTTATTCTTTATTCTTGCTGATTTCGATTTGCCAATGCCACTTTTACCGTTTGGTAATTCTTATTGACTTTTGTAATGACTTTTTCTCTAAAGGAAAGTTCTAATTCGCCATCGACCTGATTTAATAAATCGTTGGCATTTACTTTTACTTTTGATTTTGGCTTAGCCGAATTTTCAGCGACAACAGTTTTGTCGGCTGCATTCAGCATTTGATCTACATTTTCCCTTTTAGAATTTTCGACAATTGAAGTTTGATTATTGATTGATTGTTTTTCCTGATTGTTTTTGGCGATGATTGAAGACTCCGCTATTTGATTTGATTCATTTTTAATGCTTATAATTGGGTTTTGATGAGGATTTATTTTTTTTGCAATTGAAATTTTGGCTGAAGTTTGAGTTCCATCTTTTTGAGAAACGGCAATTTCCGTCTTAACTGAATCTATTATATTCAATGCAGGTTTTATTGCTGAATCTTCTTTTGTTTTTTCTTCAACAACAACTGAATTTTTAGGGCTTTCGACTGTTTTTTTCTGATTAAAAAAGAAAGTACCAACCAATAAAAATCCAACAACACTTGCTGCGATATAAATCCATTTATTTTTCGAAGCTTGCAGCGAGCGAAATCGAACTGTAGATTGTTTTTTTTCTTCAGCAACACTCAACATGGCATCTAACCGATCCCAGGCTTTATCGCTTGGTTCAATTTTACGCTCGTTTAGCTTTTCACGGAAATCCTTTTCAAAATTATTCGGTTCCATTATCTTGTTTTTTTAAAATAGTAATTTGTGTTTGCAGCATTTTTCTGGCGTGCGATAATTGCGATTTCGATGTTCCTTCATTAATATCTAACATCTTAGCAATTTCATTGTGTTTGTAACCTTCAATGGCGTATAAATTGAAAACCATTTTATAACCATCGGGTAATGCATCAATTAAAAACTGAATCTGATCTATCGAAAATTGACTGTCTGTTGCATTGAAACTTTCTTCGACATAAATCTCATCTTCAACAAATTTGACTTTCTTCTGAACTCTTAAATACGAAATGCATTCGTTGACCATAATTCTGCGAATCCAGCCTTCAAAACTTCCTTTATGTTCAAATTTGTTTAGATTAGTAAACACTTTCATGAAAGCCGTAATCATTACATCTTCGGCCAATTGAATGTCTTTAATATACTGTCGACAAACACTCAGCATTTTTGAAGAAAACCGACTATATAGCTGTTGTTGTGCTTGTCGATTATTTTCGACAGCCAACTTTATAAGTTTGGTTTCTTCTTGATGTAAATGAATAATTTTCATTTATAAGCTTTTGGTTTTTTGGTTTACTAACAGACTTCTATTAGCATAGACGAGTTGGGTTGAGAAATGGTTGCATGAGAATAAAATAAATTAAAACTTTTTAATCTCCAAATTCCAAAAACAAAAACAAAACATTGAATAACAGATAATTAAAACTAATTATCTAATTAACAAATTTTCTAATTATCTAATTAAGGAAATTATTTTTTTCTTTCAATAACGTAATTCACCATTAAAATAAGTGCAGATTTAAACTCAGAATCTTCGAAGTTTTGAAGTAGAGAAAGTGCTTCTTGCTGGAATTCGACCATTTTGTCTTCAGCGTAAGCCAAACCATTATTATCTTTTACAAAAGCAATAACTTCTTTGACACGTTTTTTGTCTTTGTTGTGGTTTTTGATGGAGTTGATCAGCCACTTTTTTTCTTGCGGGGTACAAGTATTTAAAACGTGAATTAAAGGCAAAGTCATTTTTTGCTCTTTAATATCGATTCCGGTTGGTTTACCGATTGCTTCTTCGCTATAATCGAATAAATCATCTTTTATTTGAAATGCCATTCCGATTAGCTCTCCAAATTTTCGCATATTCTCCACCTGAATATCGTCTTCAATTACCGATTTTGCACCTAGCGCGCAACAAGCCGCAATAAGTGTAGCGGTCTTTTTTCTGATAATTTCATAATAAATATCTTCGGTAATATCAAGTCTTCGGGCTTTTTCTATCTGAAGCAATTCTCCTTCACTCATTTCGCGAACGGCAACTGAAATGATTCGAAGCAAATCAAAATCGCCATTATCTATAGAAAGCAATAATCCTTTCGAAAGTAAATAATCACCAACTAAAACAGCGATTTTATTTTTCCAAAGCGCATTGATTGAGAAAAATCCGCGACGGCGATTACTGTCGTCTACCACATCATCATGAACTAAAGTCGCAGTATGAATCAACTCAATTACAGATGCACCACGATAGGTTCTTTCGTTTACAATACCTCCGGAAACCATCTTTGCAGTCAAAAAAACAAACATCGGACGCATTTGTTTTCCTTTTCGATTTACAATGTAATAGGTGATACGATTTAGTAATGCAACCTTTGAAGTCATCGATTCATGGAACTTTTTTTCAAAAAGTTCCATCTCGTTAAAAATGGGTTGTTTTATTTGAGAAGTAATATTCATTTCGACTCCAAATATACTATTTTAAATAAAAAAACGTTGTGTATTTTAAGTTAGTATATCAATAAATATGTACTAATTTAAAAAATCACCAAAAAAACATAATCTGATTAAAGCCTAATTTGAATTCATTAATTTAAAAATCACTTAAACGAATTATTATGAAAACAAAATTTTTATTTATTGGAACATTAGTGGCTTTATCTTTTTTTATCAGCTGTAATTCTGATGAAAAAACAAATAACGGATCATCCGCAGCAATTACAAAAGACGAAATTATTACAAATTCTAAAATTGACGCCTCAATAGATGATGTAACGAATATTGCTGAAGATCAATTTAGCGCACAACAAAATGTAACGAATAAACCTAGCGGGCCGGTAAAAAATTTCCTTCCGAGTTGTGCTGTTATCACAACAATCTTAACTAACAGTACCTGGACAAGAACTGTCGATTTTGGAGTTGAAGGCTGTACACTTGAAAACGGAAATACAGTAAAAGGAAAAATGGTTATTTCATTCTCTAATGACTTTTCAGCTTCAACACAGACCATTAGTTATACTTTTGATGGATTTTATCACAATGGCAAAAAACTTCAGGGTAGTAAAAGCATTGTTCGAACTGTAAAAACTACAGATTTACTAGCAACGGCACATCCAGTTTTGACAGCCGCAATTGATATGACCATTACTTTTGATGACGGAGGTATTTACACCAGAAAAGGCTCCTTGGTTAAAGAAATGGTAGAAGGTTATGATACCTGGTTTAATTGGGAAGATAATGCTTATTTGGTAACTGGAAGTGGCACTACTACTTTCCCTAATGGAGATACTTATACAGCTGAAATTACAACACCTTTACAATTTAAAGCAGTATGTAAAAAATCATTTGCTGTAAAAGGAATTGTAACAGTAACTAAAAATGGAGCCTCAGCAGTTGTTGATTATGGGGATGGAAGTTGCGATACCCTTGCAAAAATCACAAAAGACGGAGTAACGGAAGAGGTTGATTTAAAAAAATAATAACCCTTTTTGCCCAGAAAAAAAGCATTAAGAACAAGAAGACCTCTCGTTTTTAATGCTTTTTTGTATATCAAATGTTCCTATGGAACATCATCCGCATTGTCAATATTTTTTTTCTATCGATGAGATATATTCCTACGGAATATTACATTTCTGCTTCTTTATTTGCTAATTGCCCACAGGCAGCGTCAATATCTTTTCCGCGACTGCTACTACCAATCTATAACTCCTAGCGGAGTATATCCTGTTTTATACGATGGAACTATGCATCAGCTTCTTTATTTGCTAATTACCCACAAGCGGCGTCAATATCTTTTCCGCGACTGCGACTTACTACCAATCTATAACTCCTGGCGGAGTATATCTTGTTTTATACGATCGAACTATGCATCAGCTTCTTTATTGGCCAATTGCCCACAAGCAGCGTCAATATCTTTTCCGCGACTGCGACGTACTTTTACCACGATTCCAATGTTCTCCAAAGCTTTTATATAAGCCAAAATAGATTCTTCCGAGGCTTGTTGAAACTCGCCATCGTCAATTGGGTTATATTCAATTAAGTTGACTTTACAAGGCACATATTTACAGAATTTAACCAAAGCATCAATTGAAGCTTTGTCATCGTTAATTCCTTTCCAAACCACATATTCGTAAGAGATTTTACTTTTGGTTTTTCTATACCAATATTCTAAGGCTTCACGTAATTCGGATAAAGGGAAATTTTTACTGAACGGCATGATTCGGGCACGAATTTCATCAATTGCCGAATGCAATGAAACGGCTAATTTAAATTTCACATCATCATCAGCCATTTTCTTAATCATTTTAGGAATTCCGGAAGTCGAAACCATGATTCTTTTTGGTGACATTCCTAAACCTTCTGTTGATGTAACCATATCAATCGCTTTAATGACATTATTATAATTCATTAAAGGTTCTCCCATTCCCATAAAAACAATATTTGAAAGGGGGTGATTGTGGTATAAACGACTTTCTTTATCGATTGCTAAAATCTGATCGTAGATTTCGCCTGGCTCCAGATTCCGCATTCTTTTCAATCTTGAAGTTGCGCAGAAATTACAATCTAAACTACAACCCACCTGACTAGAAACACAAGCTGTTGTTCTGGTGTCGGTCGGAATCAAAACCGATTCGACTACCAAACCATCATGAAGACGAACTGCATTTTTTACGGTTCCGTCACTACTACGCTGCATGGTATCAACCTTAATGTGATTGATAACAAAATTATCTTCAAGCATAGAACGAGTTGTTTTGGCAACATTCGTCATATCCTCAAAACTATGTGCTCCCTTGCTCCACAACCATTCATAGACTTGATTTCCACGAAAAGCTTTGTCATTATTTGCGACAAAAAAATCTCGTAATTGATCTTTTGATAAGGCTCTTATGTCTTTTTTCTCGATTTGCATGGTGCAAAGTTACTAAGTATTTATGGAAACCTTTTAATTCTTAAAAAACTTTAGGAGTAAACTTTTAAATCATAATTTTTGGCACGGGAATTGTCTTCTAGTCAAAAGGAAAATAATCTTACAAAGCGCGCAATCATTTTAAAATTTGTATCTTTATTTTTCAGCTTTATAACCTTTAAATTTTATAACCTAAAAAAAATTGATTCATTATGAAAAAACAAATTTTAAGCTTAGCTGTAGTTGCTTTGTTAGCATTCGCTGTTCAATCTTGTGAGAAGAAAGAACCAAAACCAGGAGAAGATGAATTAACGCTTGGAAACAAAGTTGACACCTTGACTACAGATATCGAACAGGCAAAGGATAGTGCTGTAATTAAGGCTGAAAATGCTGCCGCAAATGCGAAAGAAGCTTCTCAAAATGCTGCTCAGGATGTAAAAGACGCTACAACCAAAGCTGCACAAGATGTAAAAGAAGCCACTAAAAAAGCTGCAGACAAGGCAGAAGCTGCTGCAAAAGCTGCCAAAGACGGAACAGTAAAAACTGCTAAAGACGTTAATGAGGCATTGAAGAAATAATTGTTAAAGAATTCACAAACTAAAACCATCCCACGGCGGATGGTTTTTTTATGCAAAAAAGTGAGCGAATATTTTTTGTATTTTTGCTTTAAATTAGAAGATACTACAACATGCATTTTATTTCACAAGACTTAGAAGATTATATCGAACAGCATTCTGAAAACGAACCAGAATTGTTAGCAAAACTGAACAAAGAAACGTATCAGAAAATTCTTTTACCAAGAATGTTGAGCGGACATTTTCAAGGAAGAGTTTTAAGCATGTTATCCAAATTAATTCGTCCGGTAAATATTCTGGAAATCGGAACTTATACGGGTTATGCCGCTTTGTGTTTGTGTGAAGGAATGCAGGAAAATGGTCAATTGCATACAATAGATATTAAAGAAGAATTAATTGATTTTCAGCGTAAATATTTTGATGCCTCCCCTTGGGGAAAACAAATTTTTCAGCACTTAGGAGAAGCAATTGACATTATTCCGACTCTGGATGTGAAATTTGATTTGGTTTTTATTGATGCCGATAAAGAAAACTACTTAAATTATTGGAAAATGATTGTTCCAAAGATGAATAAAGGCGGTATTATTTTATCTGATAATGTTTTATGGAGTGGAAAAATCCTCGAACCAGTTCACCCGAATGATGTTAGTACAAAAGTGCTTTTAGAATATAATTTACTTTTGAAAAATGATCCAAGAGTAGAGACGGTTTTGTTGCCAATTCGTGATGGGCTTACTGTGAGCAGGGTTCTTTAAAAAAAGTTGCTAAGGCTCTAAGATACTGAGGTTCTGAGTTTTTTTTCTAGAATCTGTAATTATATAAAATTTGATTTCAAATGAATTGTTTAAACGAAATAAATACTGAAGGTTTTACAATTATAAATAAAGTTTATACTGAAAATGAAATTGAAAAATTGATTTCCTTAATTGAAAATCTAACCAAAAATGATAGTGACAATGCAACATTCAGAAAATCTCAGGATTTGTTCGCTATTAGACAATTTCATAAAGAAATCCCCGAAACTCTTCCTCATATTTTCAATCAAAATTTAAACAATATTCTCAAATATAATTTCGGAGAAGGCTATTTCATAACCAAGTCTATTTATTTCGATAAACCGGAAAAATCAAATTGGTTTGTGGCTTATCACCAGGATTTAACGATTTCGGTTGATAAGAAAATTGAAATCGAAAACTTCGAAAACTGGACTATAAAACAAAATCAGTTTGCGGTTCAGCCTCCAACAAAAATTCTGGAAAATAATTTCACTATTAGAATACATCTTGATAACACCACAAAAGATAACGGTGCTCTAAAAGTCATTAACAATTCGCATTCAAAAGGAATTTTTAGAGTTGAGAATCTACAGATTGAAAATGAAACTATTTGCGAAGTTGAGAAGGGTGGAATCATGATTATGAAACCTCTGCTTTTTCATGCTTCAAACAAAACGACTAATAACGAAAGACGAAGAGTTATTCATATTGAATTTAGCAATCAAATTCTTCCTGATGGATTAGAATGGAGCGAGAAAACGATCCTTAATAACTAAACTTTCTTTTGAAAATAGGTGCCCTAGCCCGGATTGAAGGGAAAATCCTTTTGTGTCCGCCACGGCGGACGTAAAAGATACAGCGGATGGCTGGAAATAGCTCCTGAAAATTATCCCGGAAAATATAAAGGTTTTAGTTTTCGATAAACCAAATAAAGTAAAGATCCGAAAAGTGCTCCGAAGAAATAACCGGTAAGAATGTCTCCAGGATAATGTAATCCTAAATAAATTCGGCTATAAGCGAAGATTAACGGCCATAAAAACAAGAATCCTAAATATTTGAAATGGCGTTTTAAAATCAGGAATAAAAAGGTTGCAACAGCCATTGTGTTAGCCGCATGACCTGAGAAAAAACTATAAGATGTACGAACCTGCACAACACGAATAAATGAATTTATTTCTGGATTATTACATGGGCGTAAACGTTCGAAAGTATGTTTGAACAAATTAGTCATCTGATCTGTAAAAGCAATTAAAACTGCAATGAAAAGAAGAATATATAAAGTTTGTTTTATACCTATTTTTTTATAAATAAGAAAAAACAGGAATAAAAAAAATGGTGTCCAATACAGTTGATTGGTGATAATCAGCCAAAGTTTATCGTATGTTTCAGAACCTAAACCATTAAGATACACAAAGAGATTGGTATCTAATTCTTGTATTTTTTCAAGCATATTACATTTGGCGTTTTACAGGTCCGGAAATTGAATCGATGTCTTCTTTTACTTTGTCTATTTCTGTTGCAGTATCGCCTAATAAATTACCTGATAAACTGGTAGTATCACGTAAAAGGTTTGATTTTGCATCGTTAATTTGTGCGTTAATATTTCCTGTGATATCCGTTAAAGATTTTGTATCAAAACCATTTGCCTCTGCTCCTTTTTGAATTTCACTTTTAATGTCGTTGGTTGCGTTTTTTAATTGCGCCATAGCTTTACCCATTGTACGAGCAATTTCAGGCACTTTATCAGAACCAAAAAGCATTAGTACGATAAACAATATAAAAACTAATTCTCCTCCTCCTATACCAAACATAACTTTTATTTTTGTGTGCCACAAAGATATTAAATTTTGCAGCCGACTGTTTTAAAATTTACTTAAAAAAAAAAGACTCTTTTCAGAGCTACCGTCTGGACACATCTCTAAAGAGTATCCAACCTTGCATGACTGAATTGAATTTTTGCAGGCCAATCCAAAAGGTTGTGATGCCTGGTTTTCTTTCTGAAAGATAACCTTTCCATCCTCCTAATCTAGCAATAGCCCATATATATCGTTTCAAATCTGACGATTTATATGGGTTTTTTAGTTTTTCTGTTTTACCCTCTAATTGTGTGATTTGCAATTCTAAACATTCCATTTCTTGCTCTGAAAAACAGCTTCTGGGTTCAGTCTCTTCTTCGCAGCCATAGGCGATTTGCATAATAAAGAGCTTTATAATAGTCTCCAGCATCAAAAGACATAGTTTACGAACTGCTTTGCCTTGGGATAATTCGCTAGCTTCTATGTTGAAGCCCTCTTTCTTTAAAATTCTAAATACTTCTTCGATAGTCCACCTGTAGGTATACCATTGGATACAAAGTAATGCAGTTTGCAGATCTTCAACTTTCTTTGTCGTTAGTAATCTCCAAAGTATTGGGTTTTCAATGTTTTCTCCAACCTCTTTTGCCTCAATAGCGTAAAGCTTGATTTTATCAGGAAGATGTTTACCTGAATATTGATGTTTGCCTATTGTTATTTCTGAAAAGCGTACTTCTATAGTAGCTGTTCTTTTCTGGATATTTCTCCTTTTGTCTCCTTCTAGTTCAATTGTGTACATCCCTTGAAGCGGCTGAGAACTTAGATGATCGAAAAGTTTGATTTTATTACCCAACAATCGATTAAATCGGGATCTAATCAATAAATGTGTTTTACTGTCTGGGACAAGGCAAAATTGTTCAAAAATATCTCCCTCTCTGTCCTGAATAATGATTATTTCTTTTGCTTTACTTAGTCTTTTCTTAGTTTCAAGAGAAGAATCGATCCATCTGTAAGACTCTTTTTCTTCAATGGGTATACGATTGTGAGTATTGGTCTTCATTTTAGGTGGCAGTTCATGACTTCTATTCCATATTTTCACATCTGAAAAACCATATGGCATTAAAGTATCTGCATCTATGATAAAACTCGGATGAATAAAAAAGCCAAGTCCACCAACAGAAGCATTGGTCAGTCCAATTGACTCATCCTTTTTGATCCTGTTTCTGTGATTATAAAGGTTTATTTCACTACTGTCCTGAATACACAAAACAGATTTATCTTCAACGCAGCTTACACAATTAAGAGACATGTTCTTTATAATATCAGCCTCACTGACATTATCATTTTGCAAAAATCGGTAAATCGCTTTGGCTTCAGCGTCACTTTCTGCTAATTGTCTTATCGAATAAATACTATTAGCAAACAAGCGATTGAGAATAGAATTACCTCTATTCAACAATCGCTTGTCTTTTAAATTTTCAAAATATCTAGTCTGCACTTTTTCTCAAATATAATTAAAAAAAATATTTGTGTCCAGACGGTAGCTCTTTTCAGAGTCTTTTTTAGTTTTATTCTTAATCAAATTTTGATTTTTCGTCAGTTTTTGGCCAAGAGTTATTGGTTACATCAATATCAGCAGTCATCAATTTTGGATCTATCTGAATGCTTTTGATTGCTTTTTCAGTTGCATAAACTTTCTTAGCCGTATCATTATTTTTTCTCCAGATTTGAGCCGGATACTGGAAGTTTTGTTTTGAACCATCTTCATAAGTGATCTCAACCAAAATTGGCATAATCATTCCGCCAGGTTTATTAAACTCAACTTCGTAGAAATATTTAGGTGATTTTAAACCTGCTTTTTCTTCAGCAGTAAAACTTTGATTTACATAATCAGCCAATAATTTTACGTCGTCAACTTTCAAAGCTTTTTTCTTTGAAGCGTTAACTTCTGCATTATCACTTGCAACTAAATAAACGAATGGTCCTTTATCAAAACCGAAACGTCCTTTTTTCACTTTTACATCTTTTAAATCAGCTGTTGGAGTATCTGAAACGTAATATTGTTTTACCTCTTTAATTCCGATATCTACAAAATCAGTGGAGTAAAACCATCCTCTGAAAAACCAATCTAGATCTACTGCAGATGCATCTTCCATTGTTCTGAAGAAATCTTCAGGAGTTGGATGCTTGAATTTCCATCTGTTGGCATAAGTTCTAAAAGCATAATCGAATAATTCTCTTCCCATTACTACTTCTCTCAGGATATTAAGACCTGTAGCCGGTTTTCCGTACGCATTATTGCCAAATTGCGCAATTGTTTCAGAGTTAGACATAATTGGCTCTAAAAACTTTTGATCCCCACTCATATAAGGAACAATGTTTTTTGCTGGTCCGCGTCTTGAAGGGAAAGTTGGATCTAATTCCTGTTCAGCCAAATATTCTAAAAATGAATTTAATCCTTCATCCATCCAAGTCCATTGACGTTCGTCTGAATTTACAATCATTGGGAAGAAAGTATGTCCTACTTCGTGAATTACAACACCAATCATTCCGTTTTTAACTTCTTTGCTCGTCACTCCATTTTCATCAGGACGACCAAAATTCCAACAAATCATTGGGTATTCCATTCCCTGATCTTCTGCCGAAACTGAAACCGCTTTTGGATAAGGATAATCAAAAGTATGAGATGAATAGCTTTTTAAGGTATGCGCTACTGTCATTGTAGAAGTTTCTCCCCAAAGCGGATTTGCTTCTTTAGGATAAACAGATTCTGCCATAACGATTTTACCACCCAATTTCACAGCCATTGCATCGTAAATGAATTTTCTTGAAGAAGCGATTCCGAAATCACGTACATTTTTAGCACTAAATTTCCATGTTTTTTTCTTTTCAGAGAAACCTTTTTCAGCAGCTTCAGCTTCAGCCTGCGTAACAATTACAACAGGTTTATCAAATGATTTTTGAGCCTGTTCGTAACGTTTTACCTGTTCTGCAGTAAAAACTTCAGCTCTGTTTGTTAATTCTCCTGTTGCATCAATAACATGATCTGCAGGAACCGTAATGTTTACATCGAAGTTTCCGAAAGGAAGAGCAAACTCTCCGCTTCCCCAGAATTGCATATTTTGCCATCCTTCAACATCATTATAAACCGCCATTCTTGGATAGAATTGCGCAATCACATATAATTTATTTCCGCCTTTTTCGAATAATTCATACCCTGAACGCCCGCCTTCTTTTCTATAATTATTGATGTTGTACCACCATTTTATAGCCAATGAAATTTTTTCACCTGGTTTTAAAGGAGTAGCCAGATTAATACGCATCATTGTTTCATTGATCGTATAAGACATCGGGCTTCCTTTCGCATCTTTTACCTGCTCAATGTTGAAACCACGCTCTAGATCTTTCTTCAGATATTTGCTTGAAAAACCATCCAACGGCAATACCTGATTGATTTTTTCGCTCTCAGCCAATGGTGTCTGAGTATTTGCTTTAGCCTGATTTTGATCTAACTGAATCCATAAATATTCTAAACTATCCGGAGAATTGTTTGAATACGTAATCACTTCAGAACCTGTTAATTTTGAATTTTTATCGTCTAATTCGATATCGATTTTATAGTCTGCCTGTTGTTGGTAATACGCCGGACCTGGTGCTCCGGACGCCGTACGAAACATATTTGGTGTTGCCAGCAAATCGTACATTTGACTGAATTTGTTGGTATCGTACTTACCTTGTTGTTTTGGGGCAACTGTGGTATTTTTTTCCTGAGCCATTAATAAGGCAGGAAAAATTAATAATAATGAAAGTTTTTTCATAAAATGCAATAGGTAATTTTATCAGGGTGTGAAAATAACAATTATAATGATAATTTTATCTATTCATTAATACTTTAACACTTCTTTCCTTGAAGATTCTGTAAAGAGAACACTCTTTTTAGTACCGAATACTGAAATATGTGTAATATTTTGCTGTTCAGCATTCCAATCTACTAAAATAGTGTTTGAAATTTCAAGTGTCTTGAATTTATCGATGTCTTTTATTCGGGAATAACAAACTAATACATCACCAGCCTCAACTTCTTTAGACAAAAAAGTAATTGGTTTTGGCTGACTATTTACTTTTATTGTAAAATTTTCTGAAAGGTATTTTTTAAATAATTCTAAATCTTCAGGCGTTTCTTTTTCTGTTCCGACGAAGGTTTTTTTATGGTATTTTTTCTCCATTCCGTTATTCAGATCATCAATAAAAATACGGGATGTAATTTGAATCATTTTCTTTTCTGCCGCGTAATTCACCTGAAAAACACCCATATAAAATTTGTGAAAAGCAAACGAGGATAGCGATAAAAATAATACCCCAATTAAGGGGTAGATTAATTTATTTTTCATTTTTGGAAACAGTAATATTCTTAAAATCTTTATTCTTGTTAATCATAAAATCGATTAACTGAAATTTATCATCTGGTTTTAAATAGCGCTTTGATTCAGGATCATTGGAGCAGTACATTAAAAACAACTCTA contains:
- a CDS encoding RNA polymerase sigma factor encodes the protein MKIIHLHQEETKLIKLAVENNRQAQQQLYSRFSSKMLSVCRQYIKDIQLAEDVMITAFMKVFTNLNKFEHKGSFEGWIRRIMVNECISYLRVQKKVKFVEDEIYVEESFNATDSQFSIDQIQFLIDALPDGYKMVFNLYAIEGYKHNEIAKMLDINEGTSKSQLSHARKMLQTQITILKKQDNGTE
- a CDS encoding polyprenyl synthetase family protein, coding for MNITSQIKQPIFNEMELFEKKFHESMTSKVALLNRITYYIVNRKGKQMRPMFVFLTAKMVSGGIVNERTYRGASVIELIHTATLVHDDVVDDSNRRRGFFSINALWKNKIAVLVGDYLLSKGLLLSIDNGDFDLLRIISVAVREMSEGELLQIEKARRLDITEDIYYEIIRKKTATLIAACCALGAKSVIEDDIQVENMRKFGELIGMAFQIKDDLFDYSEEAIGKPTGIDIKEQKMTLPLIHVLNTCTPQEKKWLINSIKNHNKDKKRVKEVIAFVKDNNGLAYAEDKMVEFQQEALSLLQNFEDSEFKSALILMVNYVIERKK
- the rlmN gene encoding 23S rRNA (adenine(2503)-C(2))-methyltransferase RlmN, whose product is MQIEKKDIRALSKDQLRDFFVANNDKAFRGNQVYEWLWSKGAHSFEDMTNVAKTTRSMLEDNFVINHIKVDTMQRSSDGTVKNAVRLHDGLVVESVLIPTDTRTTACVSSQVGCSLDCNFCATSRLKRMRNLEPGEIYDQILAIDKESRLYHNHPLSNIVFMGMGEPLMNYNNVIKAIDMVTSTEGLGMSPKRIMVSTSGIPKMIKKMADDDVKFKLAVSLHSAIDEIRARIMPFSKNFPLSELREALEYWYRKTKSKISYEYVVWKGINDDKASIDALVKFCKYVPCKVNLIEYNPIDDGEFQQASEESILAYIKALENIGIVVKVRRSRGKDIDAACGQLANKEADA
- a CDS encoding O-methyltransferase, producing the protein MHFISQDLEDYIEQHSENEPELLAKLNKETYQKILLPRMLSGHFQGRVLSMLSKLIRPVNILEIGTYTGYAALCLCEGMQENGQLHTIDIKEELIDFQRKYFDASPWGKQIFQHLGEAIDIIPTLDVKFDLVFIDADKENYLNYWKMIVPKMNKGGIILSDNVLWSGKILEPVHPNDVSTKVLLEYNLLLKNDPRVETVLLPIRDGLTVSRVL
- a CDS encoding phytanoyl-CoA dioxygenase family protein, with the translated sequence MNCLNEINTEGFTIINKVYTENEIEKLISLIENLTKNDSDNATFRKSQDLFAIRQFHKEIPETLPHIFNQNLNNILKYNFGEGYFITKSIYFDKPEKSNWFVAYHQDLTISVDKKIEIENFENWTIKQNQFAVQPPTKILENNFTIRIHLDNTTKDNGALKVINNSHSKGIFRVENLQIENETICEVEKGGIMIMKPLLFHASNKTTNNERRRVIHIEFSNQILPDGLEWSEKTILNN
- a CDS encoding phosphatase PAP2 family protein, producing MLEKIQELDTNLFVYLNGLGSETYDKLWLIITNQLYWTPFFLFLFFLIYKKIGIKQTLYILLFIAVLIAFTDQMTNLFKHTFERLRPCNNPEINSFIRVVQVRTSYSFFSGHAANTMAVATFLFLILKRHFKYLGFLFLWPLIFAYSRIYLGLHYPGDILTGYFFGALFGSLLYLVYRKLKPLYFPG
- a CDS encoding twin-arginine translocase TatA/TatE family subunit, which translates into the protein MFGIGGGELVFILFIVLMLFGSDKVPEIARTMGKAMAQLKNATNDIKSEIQKGAEANGFDTKSLTDITGNINAQINDAKSNLLRDTTSLSGNLLGDTATEIDKVKEDIDSISGPVKRQM